A single region of the Brassica rapa cultivar Chiifu-401-42 chromosome A03, CAAS_Brap_v3.01, whole genome shotgun sequence genome encodes:
- the LOC103857558 gene encoding glycine cleavage system H protein 2, mitochondrial: MEQKKRKAKPPNPFLVKSIIILISRSVSALPLSLPDCCCCVSAFSLCFEISTKKMAARFLWASRVASHLRISIAQRGFASVVLKDLKYAESHEWVKIDGNKATFGITDHAQDHLGDVVYVELPDLGRSVSQGESFGAVESVKATSDINSPVSGKVVEVNEVLSESPGLVNTSPYEDGWIIKVELSDAEEAKKLMDSDKYSKFCEEEDAKH, from the exons atggaacaaaaaaaaagaaaagcaaagcCACCAAACCCTTTTCTCGTAAAgagtataataatattaataagcCGGTCGGTGAGTGcactccctctctctctcccagACTGTTGTTGTTGCGTATCTGCGTTTTCTCTGTGCTTCGAGATCTCCACGAAAAAAATGGCTGCAAGATTCTTGTGGGCTTCTAGAGTCGCTTCTCATCTAAGGATCTCCATCGCCCAACGAGGGTTTGCGTCAG TTGTTTTGAAGGATCTGAAGTATGCTGAGTCACACGAATGGGTGAAGATTGATGGGAACAAAGCAACCTTTGGTATAACGGATCACGCTCAGGACCACTTGGGTGATGTGGTCTATGTTGAGTTGCCTGACTTGGGACGTTCCGTGTCACAAGGTGAGAGCTTTGGAGCGGTTGAGAGTGTGAAAGCTACCAGTGATATCAATTCTCCAGTCTCCGGTAAGGTGGTTGAAGTCAATGAGGTGCTGAGCGAGTCCCCTGGATTG GTGAACACGAGCCCGTATGAAGATGGATGGATCATAAAGGTGGAGCTGAGTGATGCAGAAGAGGCAAAGAAGCTGATGGATTCTGACAAGTACTCCAAGTTCTGCGAAGAAGAAGACGCCAAGCACTGa
- the LOC103857560 gene encoding protein NARROW LEAF 1 gives MTLGGWGQRLIQPASSESEDSALDLERNDHCNHMSFPSSSSPSPLHPFTLNIQHAESNAPYFSWPTLTRLNDAVQDRANYFGNLQKEVLPEIVGRLPSGQQATTLLELMTIRAFHSKILRRFSLGTAVGFRITRGVLTNTPAILVFVARKVNRQWLNPMQCLPSALEGPGGVWCDVDVVEFQYYGAPAATPKEQVYNELVDGLRGSDPCIGSGSQVASQETYGTLGAIVKSKTGNQQVGFLTNRHVAVDLDYPSQKMFHPLPPSLGPGVYLGAVERATSFITDDQWYGIFAGTNPETFVRADGAFIPFAEDFDTSNVTTVIKGIGEIGNVQAIDLQSPIDSLIGKQVVKVGRSSGYTTGTVMAYALEYNDEKGICFLTDFLVIGENQQTFDLEGDSGSLILLTSPNCQKPRPVGIIWGGTANRGRLKLIAGREPENWTSGVDLGRLLDLLELDLIASNHELEASGEQRNTSLTALDSTVSQSSPPDPVPSGDKQDENFEPFIPPEFHIEEAIKPTPEVEEHLFIAPLLFNESTSSGSKGQEKHEVNDLVALKNSSDEEDSVSLHLGEPKLKKPKFFIS, from the exons ATGACTTTGGGAGGTTGGGGTCAGAGACTCATCCAACCAGCATCTTCTGAATCCGAAGACTCTGCTTTGGACTTAGAGAGGAACGATCACTGTAATCACATGAGTTTCCCATCATCTTCAAGCCCTTCTCCTCTCCACCCATTCACACTCAACATCCAGCACGCAGAGAGCAATGCCCCTTACTTCTCCTGGCCTACTCTCACCCGCCTCAACGACGCCGTACAAGACCGAGCTAACTACTTTGGTAATCTCCAGAAAGAGGTTTTGCCTGAAATTGTTGGGAGGTTGCCTTCAGGACAACAAGCCACCACCTTGCTTGAGCTCATGACCATAAGAGCGTTTCACAGTAAGATCCTGAGACGGTTTAGCCTCGGTACAGCTGTTGGGTTTCGGATCACCCGCGGTGTGTTAACGAATACTCCAGCGATTCTTGTCTTTGTTGCTAGGAAAGTTAATAGGCAATGGCTGAATCCAATGCAGTGCCTTCCTTCTGCTCTTGAG GGTCCTGGAGGGGTATGGTGTGATGTAGATGTTGTGGAGTTTCAATATTACGGTGCACCTGCTGCTACACCAAAGGAACAGGTTTATAATGAACTTGTAGATGGCTTGAGAGGAAGTGATCCCTGCATTGGCTCTGGTTCTCAG GTTGCAAGCCAAGAAACGTATGGAACCTTGGGGGCTATTGTTAAAAGCAAAACCGGTAACCAGCAGGTTGGTTTCCTTACTAACCGACATGTCGCAGTTGATTTGGACTATCCAAGCCAGAAAATGTTTCACCCTTTACCTCCAAGCCTTGGACCGGGCGTCTACCTCGGTGCAGTTGAGAGAGCTACATCTTTCATCACAGATGACCAGTGGTACGGCATATTTGCTGGTACCAATCCAG AAACATTTGTGAGAGCAGATGGTGCATTCATTCCATTTGCAGAAGATTTTGACACGAGCAATGTAACGACGGTGATAAAGGGCATAGGTGAGATAGGCAACGTCCAAGCCATAGACTTGCAATCCCCTATTGATAGTCTTATTGGGAAACAAGTTGTGAAAGTTGGAAGAAGCTCTGGATACACCACTGGAACCGTAATGGCTTATGCATTGGAATACAACGACGAGAAAGGGATATGCTTCCTCACGGACTTTCTGGTCATCGGTGAAAACCAGCAAACGTTTGACCTTGAAGGTGACAGTGGAAGCCTTATACTGTTAACGAGTCCGAACTGTCAGAAGCCACGACCGGTTGGGATCATTTGGGGAGGGACAGCCAACCGAGGAAGGCTGAAACTTATAGCTGGTCGAGAACCTGAGAACTGGACAAGTGGAGTTGATCTTGGTCGGCTTTTGGATCTCTTGGAGCTTGATCTCATCGCATCTAACCATGAGCTTGAAG CTTctggagaacagagaaacactTCTCTTACAGCTCTTGATTCAACCGTCAGCCAGTCATCCCCGCCCGACCCGGTTCCATCAGGAGACAAACAAGATGAAAATTTTGAGCCGTTTATCCCGCCTGAGTTTCATATAGAAGAAGCTATCAAACCAACACCTGAAGTTGAGGAGCATCTCTTCATTGCGCCTTTGTTGTTTAACGAGTCCACTTCCTCTGGTAGTAAAGGGCAAGAGAAACACGAAGTTAATGATCTTGTCGCTTTGAAGAACAGCTCCGATGAAGAGGATAGCGTATCGTTGCATCTAGGTGAGCCGAAACTAAAGAAACCAAAGTTTTTTATTAGCTGA
- the LOC103857561 gene encoding novel plant SNARE 11 — translation MDVSAVSEELAELEGQINDIFRALSNGFQKLEKIKDANRQSRQLEELTDKMRDCKSLIKDFDREVKSLESGNDANTNRMLNDRRQSMVKELNSYVALKKKYSSNLASNNKRVDLFDGPAEDHMEENVLLASNMSNQELMNKGNSMMDDTDQAIERGKKIVLETINVGTDTSAALKAQTDQMSRVVNELDSIHFSLKKASKLVKEIGRQVATDKCIMAFLFLIVIGVIAIIIVKIVNPNNKDIRDIPGLAPPAMNRRLLWNHY, via the exons ATGGATGTATCGGCGGTTAGCGAAGAGCTGGCTGAGCTCGAAGGACAAATCAATGACATCTTCCGTGCTTTGTC AAATGGATTCCAGAAGCTGGAGAAGATCAAAGATGCTAATAGGCAGAGTAGGCAGCTCGAAGAACTCACTGACAAAATGCGTGACTGCAAGAG CCTTATTAAAGATTTTGATAGGGAAGTCAAAAGCTTGGAAAGTGGAAATGATGCGAACACTAACCGAATGCTCAACGACAGACGACAATCCATG GTTAAAGAACTAAACTCATATGTTGCTCTCAAGAAGAA ATACTCATCCAATCTAGCAAGTAATAATAAGCGAGTAGATCTTTTCGATGGACCTGCTGAAGACCACATGGAAGAGAATGTCTTACTTGCTTCAA ACATGTCCAATCAAGAACTAATGAATAAAGGAAACTCCATGATGGATGATACTGATCAAGCCATTGAAAGGGGCAAAAAG ATTGTTCTGGAGACTATAAATGTGGGAACAGATACTTCAGCAGCTCTCAAGGCTCAG ACCGATCAAATGAGTAGAGTTGTCAATGAACTCGATTCTATCCATTTCTCACTCAAGAAGGCCTCCAAGCTGGTCAAGGAAATTGGTAGGCAG GTGGCCACAGACAAATGTATTATGGCATTTCTTTTCCTTATTGTCATTGGTGTCATAGCAATCATCATCGTCAAG ATTGTGAACCCAAACAACAAAGACATCCGTGACATACCTGGCCTAGCACCACCAGCCATGAACAGACGTTTACTCTGGAACCATTACTGA